In Nitrospira sp. MA-1, one genomic interval encodes:
- a CDS encoding carboxypeptidase regulatory-like domain-containing protein, with amino-acid sequence MKNNNVLWILLASLSLVMGLGASHAYEVGNVQAGGSIHGRVSFLGSPPEPSHFKVEKNPEICGQERSLMKVETQDGFLTGAVVVLEGVNMGKSYSPKTFPGNLPGEGAFRYLGGESLGLQVKTKGCNFGPFTGVITANEAVRFQNQDSVKHVLHSFVSKDTKGKILRTVHNQDLQPHDAIERVFPPDKMEDGVVVRIICNRHDFMQNWLYVVDNPYFAISDQEGRFTINEIPPGTYTLLVRHPVLGEQRQVVTIDAQANLQVVFQFADK; translated from the coding sequence ATGAAGAACAACAATGTGTTGTGGATATTACTGGCTAGTCTATCCCTGGTCATGGGGCTCGGTGCGTCCCATGCTTATGAAGTGGGGAATGTCCAGGCTGGTGGATCCATCCATGGGAGGGTTTCTTTCCTAGGCTCCCCGCCAGAGCCTTCACACTTTAAGGTAGAAAAAAATCCGGAGATTTGTGGCCAGGAACGAAGCCTCATGAAAGTTGAAACTCAAGATGGATTCTTGACCGGTGCTGTGGTCGTGCTGGAGGGCGTCAATATGGGAAAATCTTACTCCCCAAAAACCTTCCCGGGGAATTTACCGGGCGAGGGTGCATTTCGATACCTGGGAGGGGAGTCCCTCGGGCTTCAAGTCAAAACCAAAGGATGTAATTTTGGTCCCTTCACAGGTGTGATCACAGCCAACGAAGCCGTCAGATTTCAAAACCAGGATTCGGTCAAGCATGTCCTGCACTCCTTTGTATCCAAGGATACCAAGGGAAAAATTCTGCGTACGGTCCATAATCAGGACCTTCAGCCCCATGATGCAATCGAACGGGTATTTCCCCCAGACAAAATGGAAGACGGTGTCGTGGTGCGGATCATTTGTAATCGCCATGACTTCATGCAGAATTGGCTGTATGTAGTGGACAATCCGTATTTCGCCATTTCCGATCAGGAGGGTCGGTTCACAATTAACGAAATTCCTCCGGGAACGTACACCTTATTGGTCCGGCATCCGGTGTTGGGTGAACAGCGCCAGGTGGTCACCATAGACGCCCAAGCAAATTTGCAGGTGGTATTTCAGTTCGCGGATAAATGA
- a CDS encoding transporter produces the protein MTGNIRYLFNGLIVGIFGMLCALAPTEAALLDGFMGGVEESLGKKAEEKGERLVIGNFYQAERPDSHAPVGVMQDHTHNKGEFMFTYRYMYMYMDKMRNGTDNLSNNDVLKDFAVTPKNMTTQMHMFSAMYGLNDTVTLMAMLPYLMKDMEHQNRAGANFSTNSSGFGDTKLAALWRLYAFETPSIGSHRFHLNTGISLPTGDITPTDNTPLGNNSLLPYPMRLGSGTVDLLPGLTYTGVRNDVSWGFQALGTVRIGHNNQGYKEGNRYKVNTWGAYRWADWISTSARLNWQQWYNIKREDGQLQTTVGPAQIPLVPTADPDRQGGQRLDLMGGVNILFPEFMGLENHLNVEAGAPIYQYLDGPQLRQAWSFWVGWQMVM, from the coding sequence ATGACTGGGAATATTCGATATCTATTTAATGGACTCATCGTTGGAATTTTTGGAATGCTCTGTGCCCTTGCACCTACTGAAGCCGCCTTATTGGATGGTTTCATGGGGGGCGTAGAAGAATCCTTAGGGAAGAAGGCCGAAGAAAAAGGGGAACGGCTCGTCATCGGGAATTTTTATCAGGCCGAAAGACCCGATTCCCACGCTCCGGTCGGAGTGATGCAGGACCATACGCATAACAAGGGTGAATTCATGTTCACCTACCGGTATATGTACATGTATATGGACAAGATGCGGAATGGTACCGACAACCTGTCCAACAATGACGTGTTAAAAGATTTTGCGGTGACTCCCAAAAACATGACGACGCAGATGCACATGTTCAGTGCGATGTATGGCTTGAATGATACGGTTACCCTGATGGCCATGCTTCCGTATCTCATGAAAGATATGGAGCATCAAAACAGAGCCGGGGCAAATTTTTCGACCAACTCCAGTGGATTCGGGGATACCAAGTTGGCGGCCCTTTGGCGATTATATGCCTTTGAAACGCCCAGTATCGGATCCCATCGGTTTCATTTGAATACCGGTATATCACTGCCGACCGGAGATATCACTCCTACGGATAACACACCGTTAGGAAATAACTCATTGCTGCCCTATCCGATGCGCTTGGGTTCCGGAACCGTCGATCTGTTACCCGGGCTGACCTATACGGGGGTCCGGAACGATGTTTCGTGGGGATTTCAGGCACTTGGAACCGTTCGTATTGGACACAATAATCAGGGTTATAAGGAGGGCAATCGATATAAGGTGAACACCTGGGGGGCCTACCGTTGGGCTGATTGGATCAGCACGTCTGCGCGATTGAACTGGCAACAATGGTACAACATCAAGAGAGAAGACGGCCAACTCCAAACCACAGTCGGACCGGCACAAATCCCTCTTGTCCCAACTGCGGATCCTGATCGACAAGGGGGACAGCGGTTGGACCTTATGGGAGGTGTGAATATTCTGTTTCCGGAGTTTATGGGCCTCGAGAATCATTTGAATGTTGAAGCCGGCGCGCCTATTTATCAATATCTCGACGGTCCGCAATTGAGGCAAGCCTGGTCTTTTTGGGTTGGATGGCAAATGGTCATGTAG